The Eriocheir sinensis breed Jianghai 21 chromosome 21, ASM2467909v1, whole genome shotgun sequence genome includes a region encoding these proteins:
- the LOC127001562 gene encoding uncharacterized PE-PGRS family protein PE_PGRS54-like isoform X15, which translates to MWKVVVVAAALSVAAVAGEGGQEAQLSGPGLSLGELLRGSRESSGEYRVRHFGRGGGDDDDSEEFPPLMPYEFAYEVKDDATTNYQNRVEFVEDGVLRGSYSLLSPDGVVRTSVYSDTGNGFEVTLHEVPTDIVVIGSGLPGDPALKAGGTYRYYDSRDSGSRESFRPSFSRSGGFEAFSKASEGFDGSSRGSAIFSSSSNRDFSSKNKQSSREESSRREESERREESSRRDESRREESSRRDESRREESEGSRFEFLTNDKSALEAFDRESASQGFSGGSRDSEASSRRKESRREESEGYKYELLTNDKSALEAFDRESASQGFSGGSRDSEASSRHEESGGFGEFSHAFASSFSQQGGSGGGSGGGSGGGSGGGSGGGLGGGFGGGSGGGSEGGSGGSRGGFGGGSEGGSLGGSGGSSGGSGGGSGGGFVGTGSGSGHGGSGGGSGGGYEGGLGGGSGGGFGGGSEGGSFGGEFGGSGGGSGGGSDGGSGGGSSGGSGGGSGGGFVGTGGGSGHGGSSGGSDGGSGGGFGGGSGGSGGGSHGGSSGSGGGSGGGSGGSGRGSHGGSGGSGGGSGGGSHGGLGGSGGGFGGEFGGSGGGSGGGSGGSGGGSGGGSGGSGGGSHGGSGGSGGGSHGGSGGSGGGFGGGSGGSGGGSHGGSGGSDGGFGGGSGGSGGGFGVGSGGSGGGSHGGSGGSDGGFGGEFGGSGGGFGGEFSGSGGGSHGGSGGSDGGFGGGSGGSGGGSHGGSGGSDGGFGGGSGGSGGGSHGGSGGSDGGFGGGSGGSGGGSHGGSSGSGGGSHGGLSGSDGGFGGGSGGSGGGFGVGSGGSGGGSHGGSGGSDGGFGGGSGGSGGGSHGGSGGSDGGFGGGSGGSGGGSHGGSSGSGGEFGGGFGGSGGGSHGGSGGSDGGFGGGSGGSGGGSHGGSSGSDGGFGGGSGGSGGGSHGGSGGSGDGFGGGSGGGSDGGSGGSGGEFGGGSGGSFGGSHGGSGGSGGGSGGGSGGSGGGSDGGSGSGSGGSGGGFGGGSGGSHGGSGASGGGSGGGSSGSGGGSHGGSGGGFGGGSGGSGGGSHGGSGGSGGRSGGGSSGGSDGGSGGGFGGGLDIGLGFGTDGPGGSGSGIELGLGLGGGPGIELGFGTDGPGGFGGEPGGSGGGFGGGPGGSGGGSHGGSGGSGGGSGGGSGGSGGGFDGGSGGGSGVSGGGFGGGLDIGLGFGAGDGPGGSGGGLGGSVGGFGGRPGGSDGGFGDGSGGSGGFGGGFGGGPGGGFGGGSGGSGGSGGFGGGFGGGPGGGFGGGSGGSGGFGGGFGGGPGGGFGGGSGGSGGGSGGGAGGSGGGVSGGGAGGGGVNLQDKAVFIIHPDFFKTGAGAGLTGLPEVTEPIIIVSDNKFAQGGGGAGVGFSNALGGGGFAGAFSSVNRLGEAAAADTTAAHSSGAASTATAEEVSTSSGKSGSTSTSAIESASSLGSASISASSPSSEGFVASTFSSNGLTVGSATGDSTSASSGSFGRSTIENVSSSASAAEGASSSGATKSASFSSASESSGSATDGASFLTSASEGGSSSHGSVSSGSGTEGAFLFDASGSSLGSAAEVDTSLGSAAEVASSSSATEVASSGSAAEVTFSGSAAEVASSSGAAEVTSSNSAAEVTSSNAAAAASSGSAAEGVSSSSSGGFDASTFNSRKLSVESSTKDSSSSSSRKGGVLTITSSSLDGSSGINKAVTDESSGRGQSVLDSGASGGTKNIEKAANAKPASSGQIGLNGFSTSFSEGGSQQFIISSSGDASRFDSHRFSSSGSGGSSSSGASSSAILHSQSGGDLKLQAPDQLLKILNPGQTARGLQGIRGSSGQGGAVFFTQETDLASSQGGKTSITQLPVTRVTTVTHLPDDSKQGSSILKIAGSSTGFKNNQNVFTSPPSGAARFFASASNTKTFQASGKKSAGNKIVSISGSGTLTTLPTGDTVLALGSKQPIAISTSQGVIRNSRRTAPFSTTNSRQQRPRRIRGRLLRSL; encoded by the exons CCACTCATGCCCTACGAGTTCGCATACGAGGTGAAAGACGACGCCACGACCAATTACCAGAACAGAGTGGAGTTCGTTGAGGATGGCGTGTTGCGGGGGAGCTACAGCCTCCTCTCCCCTGACGGTGTGGTTCGAACTTCCGTCTATTCCGACACCGGCAATGGCTTCGAG GTGACCCTCCACGAAGTGCCAACAGACATCGTGGTCATCGGCTCAGGCCTCCCTGGTGACCCCGCGCTCAAGGCCGGGGGCACGTACAGGTACTACGACTCTCGCGACTCAGGCTCAAGGGAGTCCTTCCGGCCATCTTTCAGCAGGAGCGGTGGATTTGAGGCTTTCTCTAAAGCATCAGAAGGGTTTGACGGGTCTTCAAGAGGGTCAGCTATCTTTAGTTCATCGAGCAACAGAGACTTTTCATCGAAAAATAAACAGTCAAGTCGCGAAGAGTCATCCAGGCGCGAAGAATCGGAAAGGCGCGAAGAATCGTCGAGACGCGATGAGTCAAGACGCGAAGAATCGTCGAGACGCGATGAGTCAAGACGCGAAGAATCCGAAGGCTCCAGATTTGAATTTTTAACGAATGACAAGAGTGCCTTGGAAGCCTTCGACAGGGAGAGCGCCAGCCAAGGCTTCTCTGGTGGGTCTAGGGACTCCGAGGCTTCGTCGAGACGCAAAGAGTCAAGACGCGAAGAATCCGAAGGCTACAAATATGAATTGTTGACGAATGACAAGAGTGCCTTGGAAGCCTTCGACAGGGAGAGCGCCAGCCAAGGCTTCTCTGGCGGGTCTAGGGACTCCGAGGCTTCGTCGAGACACGAAGAGTCTGGAGGCTTTGGAGAGTTCTCGCATGCCTTCGCGTCATCGTTCTCCCAGCAGGGAGGATCTGGAGGTGGATCAGGTGGTGGATCTGGAGGTGGATCAGGTGGTGGATCTGGTGGTGGATTAGGTGGTGGATTTGGTGGTGGATCAGGTGGTGGATCTGAGGGTGGATCAGGTGGATCAAGAGGTGGATTCGGTGGTGGATCTGAGGGTGGATCATTAGGTGGATCTGGAGGATCAAGTGGTGGATCTGGTGGTGGATCAGGGGGTGGATTTGTTGGAACTGGTAGTGGATCAGGTCACGGTGGATCTGGTGGTGGATCAGGTGGTGGATATGAGGGTGGATTAGGTGGTGGATCAGGGGGTGGATTCGGTGGTGGATCTGAGGGTGGATCATTTGGTGGTGAATTTGGTGGATCAGGTGGTGGATCTGGTGGTGGATCAGATGGTGGATCTGGAGGTGGGTCAAGTGGTGGATCTGGTGGTGGATCAGGGGGTGGATTTGTTGGAACTGGTGGTGGATCAGGTCACGGTGGATCAAGTGGTGGATCTGACGGTGGATCAGGTGGCGGATtcggtggtggttctggtggatCAGGTGGGGGATCACATGGTGGTTCAAGTGGATCAGGTGGCGGATccggtggtggttctggtggatCAGGTCGCGGATCACATGGTGGTTCTGGTGGATCAGGTGGCGGATCAGGTGGCGGATCACATGGTGGTTTAGGTGGATCAGGTGGCGGATTCGGTGGTGAATTTGGTGGATCAGGTGGCGGATccggtggtggttctggtggatCAGGTGGCGGATccggtggtggttctggtggatCAGGTGGGGGATCACATGGTGGTTCTGGTGGATCAGGTGGCGGATCACATGGTGGTTCAGGTGGATCAGGTGGCGGATTCGGAGGTGGATCTGGTGGATCAGGTGGCGGATCACATGGTGGTTCAGGTGGATCAGATGGCGGATTCGGTGGTGGATCTGGTGGATCAGGTGGCGGATTCGGAGTTGGATCTGGTGGATCAGGTGGCGGATCACATGGTGGTTCAGGTGGATCAGATGGCGGATTCGGTGGTGAATTTGGTGGATCAGGTGGCGGATTCGGTGGTGAATTTAGTGGATCAGGTGGCGGATCACATGGTGGTTCAGGTGGATCAGATGGCGGATTCGGTGGTGGATCTGGTGGATCAG GTGGGGGATCACATGGTGGTTCTGGTGGATCAGATGGCGGATTCGGTGGTGGATCTGGTGGATCCGGTGGCGGATCACATGGTGGTTCTGGTGGATCAGATGGCGGATTCGGTGGTGGATCTGGTGGATCAGGTGGGGGATCACATGGTGGTTCTAGTGGATCAGGTGGCGGATCACATGGTGGTTTAAGTGGATCAGATGGCGGATTCGGTGGTGGATCTGGTGGATCAGGTGGCGGATTCGGAGTTGGATCTGGTGGATCAGGTGGCGGATCACATGGTGGTTCAGGTGGATCAGATGGCGGATTCGGTGGTGGATCTGGTGGATCAGGTGGGGGATCACATGGTGGTTCTGGTGGATCAGATGGCGGATTCGGTGGTGGATCTGGTGGATCAGGTGGGGGATCACATGGTGGTTCTAGTGGATCAGGTGGTGAATTCGGTGGTGGATTTGGTGGATCAGGTGGCGGATCACATGGTGGTTCAGGTGGATCAGATGGCGGATTCGGTGGTGGATCTGGTGGATCAGGTGGGGGATCACATGGTGGTTCTAGTGGATCAGATGGCGGATTCGGTGGTGGATCTGGTGGATCAGGTGGGGGATCACATGGTGGTTCAGGTGGATCAGGTGACGGATTCGGTGGTGGATCTGGTGGCGGATCCGATGGTGGATCAGGTGGATCAGGTGGCGAGTTCGGTGGTGGATCTGGTGGATCATTTGGCGGATCACATGGAGGTTCAGGTGGATCAGGTGGGGGATCCGGTGGTGGATCTGGTGGATCAGGTGGCGGATCCGATGGTGGATCAGGTAGTGGTTCAGGTGGATCAGGTGGCGGATTCGGTGGGGGATCTGGTGGATCACATGGTGGTTCAGGTGCATCAGGTGGGGGATCCGGTGGTGGATCTAGTGGATCAGGTGGCGGATCACATGGTGGTTCAGGTGGAGGATTCGGTGGTGGATCTGGTGGATCAGGTGGCGGATCACATGGTGGTTCAGGTGGATCAGGTGGGAGATCCGGTGGTGGATCAAGTGGCGGATCCGATGGTGGATCAGGTGGCGGATTCGGTGGTGGACTTGATATTGGACTCGGTTTTGGAACTGATGGACCTGGTGGATCAGGATCTGGTATTGAACTCGGTTTGGGACTTGGTGGTGGACCTGGTATTGAGCTCGGGTTTGGAACTGATGGACCTGGTGGATTCGGTGGTGAACCTGGTGGATCAGGAGGTGGATTCGGTGGTGGACCTGGTGGATCAGGTGGCGGATCACATGGTGGTTCAGGTGGATCAGGTGGCGGATccggtggtggttctggtggatCAGGTGGTGGATTCGATGGTGGATCAGGTGGTGGTTCAGGTGTATCAGGTGGCGGATTCGGTGGTGGACTTGATATTGGACTCGGTTTTGGAGCTGGTGATGGACCTGGTGGGTCAGGAGGTGGACTTGGTGGATCAGTTGGCGGATTCGGTGGTCGACCTGGTGGATCAGATGGTGGATTCGGTGATGGATCAGGTGGGTCAGGTGGATTCGGTGGCGGATTCGGAGGTGGACCAGGAGGTGGATTCGGTGGTGGATCAGGTGGATCAGGTGGATCAGGTGGATTCGGTGGCGGATTCGGTGGTGGACCAGGAGGTGGATTCGGTGGTGGATCAGGTGGATCAGGTGGATTCGGTGGCGGATTCGGTGGTGGACCAGGAGGTGGATTCGGTGGTGGATCAGGTGGATCAGGTGGTGGATctggtggtggagcaggtggaTCTGGTGGCGGGGTCAGTGGTGGAGgggccggcggcggcggcgtcaacCTACAGGACAAGGCCGTGTTCATCATTCACCCTGACTTCTTCAAGACCGGCGCGGGCGCCGGCCTGACGGGCCTGCCGGAAGTGACGGAGCCCATTATTATCGTGAGTGACAATAAATTTGCCCAGGGTGGGGGTGGGGCTGGCGTAGGTTTCAGTAATGCTCTGGGCGGAGGAGGGTTTGCGGGAGCCTTTAGCAGCGTGAACAGGCTGggagaggctgctgctgctgacacCACAGCGGCTCACTCAAGCGGTGCTGCATCAACTGCTACCGCCGAAGAAGTAAGTACATCCTCTGGTAAAAGTGGATCGACCTCGACCAGTGCCATTGAAAGCGCTTCATCCTTAGGCAGTGCCTCAATAAGCGCTTCTTCTCCAAGCAGTGAAGGCTTCGTTGCATCCACCTTCAGCTCCAACGGATTGACTGTTGGAAGTGCGACAGGTGATTCTACCTCTGCCTCGAGTGGATCATTTGGAAGAAGTACCATCGAAAATGTCTCATCCTCAGCTAGTGCCGCTGAAGGAGCATCTTCAAGTGGTGCTACAAAGAGTGCTTCATTCTCCAGTGCAAGTGAATCATCGGGCAGCGCCACTGATGGTGCTTCTTTTTTAACTAGTGCTTCCGAAGGTGGTTCATCCTCCCACGGATCAGTTTCCTCAGGGAGTGGAACTGAAGGCGCCTTTTTATTTGATGCAAGTGGATCTTCCCTAGGCAGTGCGGCTGAAGTTGATACTTCTTTAGGCAGTGCCGCTGAAGTAGCCTCCTCAAGCAGTGCCACTGAAGTGGCCTCCTCAGGCAGTGCCGCTGAAGTGACCTTCTCAGGTAGTGCCGCTGAAGTGGCCTCCTCAAGCGGTGCCGCTGAAGTGACCTCCTCAAATAGTGCCGCTGAAGTGACCTCAAGCAATGCCGCTGCAGCGGCTTCCTCAGGCAGTGCCGCTGAAGGTGTTTCTTCTTCGAGCAGTGGAGGGTTCGATGCATCTACATTCAACTCTAGAAAACTATCTGTAGAAAGCAGCACAAAagattcttcatcttcttccagcAGAAAAGGTGGAGTTCTAACAATTACTTCCTCTAGCTTGGATGGATCATCTGGTATCAACAAAGCGGTAACTGATGAGTCGTCTGGCAGGGGACAATCAGTTCTCGATAGTGGAGCATCAGGAGGaacaaaaaatattgaaaaggcAGCCAATGCAAAACCAGCTTCTTCGGGTCAAATTGGGCTGAATGGATTTAGCACGTCCTTCAGTGAAGGCGGATCACAACAGTTTATAATATCCTCTAGTGGAGACGCATCCAGGTTTGACTCCCACAGATTTTCCAGCAGTGGATCCGGTGGCTCTTCAAGCAGTGGGGCGTCAAGCAGTGCCATTTTGCACAGCCAAAGCGGTGGTGACTTAAAACTGCAGGCACCGGACCAGTTACTGAAGATTCTCAATCCAGGCCAAACAGCTCGCGGGCTTCAGGGTATCCGCGGCAGTTCGGGCCAGGGCGGGGCTGTCTTCTTTACGCAGGAAACTGACCTGGCCTCTTCCCAGGGCGGCAAAACCTCCATCACACAACTGCCAGTCACTCGCGTCACCACCGTGACACACCTCCCTGACGATTCTAAGCAAGGCTCTTCCATCTTGAAAATAGCTGGCAGTTCCACGGGCTTCAAGAATAACCAGAACGTGTTCACAAGCCCACCGTCAGGTGCTGCACGATTCTTTGCATCAGCATCAAACACAAAAACTTTTCAGGCGAGTGGCAAGAAGTCAGCAGGAAACAAAATTGTTAGCATATCCGGCTCAGGAACACTCACGACTCTTCCTACTGGTGACACTGTCCTCGCCTTGGGCAGCAAACAACCCATTGCAATTTCCACTTCCCAGGGCGTCATCAGGAACAGCCGGAGGACCGCGCCCTTTTCCACCACCAACTCGAGGCAGCAACGACCGAGGCGAATCCGAGGGCGGCTTCTGAGGTCACTCTAA